The Embleya scabrispora genome contains the following window.
CCGAACGCATCGTGCGCACGGGTGCGCACGGCGTCGCCATCGACATCTCCGCCGTCGAGATCGTCGACTCCTTCATCGGCCGTATGTTCGCCACGATCGCGGCCGTCTCGCGCATGCTCGACGCGGAGACCGTGGTGGTGGGCATGCGGCCGGCGGTGGCGATCACGCTGGTGGAACTGGGGCTGTCGATGGGTGGGGTGCACACGGCGCTCGACCTGGAGAAGGGACTGGCGTTGTTGGCACGGCGGCGGGCGAACCTGTTCGGTGACGCCTCGATCGACGTGTCCGGCGGATGACCACGCCGAGCGCCGGCCCCACGGACGAGGACACCGAGGCCCAGATCCAGCCGATCAGCGGCAACGACGACGTGGTGCGCACCCGTCAGGCGGTACGAGAGTCGGCGCAGCGCATCGGCCTGTCCCTGGTCGATCAGACCAAACTGGTCACGGCGGCCAGCGAGCTCGCCCGCAACACACTCATCCACGGCGGCGGGGGCACGGCCTACCTGTGGGTCGTGGAAAAGGGTCGGCGGCGCGGGGTGCGGGTGCGGTTCGTCGACGAGGGTCCGGGTATCCCGGACCTCGACCAAGCCCTGACGGACGGCTGGACCAGCGGCGACGGCATGGGTCTGGGACTGAGTGGGGCACGTCGACTCGTCGACGACTTCGCCATCGACACCGAGGTCGGGGGCGGCACTCGCGTGGAGATCGTGAAGTGGTCGCGATGACCACCGGTACGAACGGGCCCGCGGACCGCGAGGCAAGCGTGTCGCCGAGGCCCGCACGAGCGGCGGACGTGTCCTGGTTTCGCCACGGCGATCCGAGCATGCCGGCCGCGGTGCGGCGAGCCGCGACCGCGCTCGCGCATCGTCTGGGCTTCGACGCGGTGCGCTCCGAGGAAATCGGGATCGTGGTTTTGGAGGCCGCCACGAACCTGCACCGTCATGCGGACGACGGCGCC
Protein-coding sequences here:
- a CDS encoding STAS domain-containing protein; the encoded protein is MMERVPILKIGDVLLVSIQVDLQDESVLALQEDLSERIVRTGAHGVAIDISAVEIVDSFIGRMFATIAAVSRMLDAETVVVGMRPAVAITLVELGLSMGGVHTALDLEKGLALLARRRANLFGDASIDVSGG
- a CDS encoding anti-sigma regulatory factor, with protein sequence MTTPSAGPTDEDTEAQIQPISGNDDVVRTRQAVRESAQRIGLSLVDQTKLVTAASELARNTLIHGGGGTAYLWVVEKGRRRGVRVRFVDEGPGIPDLDQALTDGWTSGDGMGLGLSGARRLVDDFAIDTEVGGGTRVEIVKWSR